From a single Streptomyces liliifuscus genomic region:
- a CDS encoding MaoC family dehydratase N-terminal domain-containing protein, whose amino-acid sequence MALDQSFVGRSYPPTEPYEVGREKIREFAEAVGDTNPAYTDPEAAKALGHADVIAPPTFVFTITFKAAGQVVQDPQLGLDYSRVVHGDQKFVYRRPVRAGDRLTVTSTIEAIKSLAGNDILDIRGEVHDEAGEHVVTAWTKLVSRAAEGA is encoded by the coding sequence ATGGCGCTCGACCAGTCCTTCGTGGGGCGGTCCTATCCGCCCACCGAGCCCTATGAGGTCGGCCGGGAGAAGATCCGCGAGTTCGCGGAGGCGGTGGGCGACACCAACCCCGCGTACACGGACCCGGAGGCCGCCAAGGCCCTCGGTCACGCCGATGTGATCGCCCCGCCGACCTTCGTGTTCACCATCACGTTCAAGGCCGCGGGACAGGTCGTCCAGGACCCCCAACTCGGGCTCGACTACAGCCGTGTGGTGCACGGCGACCAGAAGTTCGTCTACCGCCGCCCCGTGCGTGCGGGCGACCGGCTCACGGTCACCTCCACCATCGAGGCGATCAAGTCGCTGGCGGGCAACGACATTCTGGACATCCGCGGCGAGGTCCACGACGAGGCGGGCGAGCACGTGGTGACCGCCTGGACCAAGCTCGTGTCCCGCGCGGCCGAGGGGGCGTGA
- a CDS encoding MaoC family dehydratase, with the protein MTAKISYDDVEVGTELPAQTFGVTRATLVQYAGASGDFNPIHWNEKFAKEVGLPDVIAHGMFTMAEAVRVVTDWTGDPGAVVEYGVRFTKPVVVPNDDQGATIEVSGKVAAKLDDNTVRVDLVAMSAGQKVLGMSRAVVRLA; encoded by the coding sequence ATGACGGCGAAGATCTCGTACGACGACGTCGAGGTCGGCACCGAACTGCCGGCCCAGACCTTCGGCGTGACGCGCGCCACGCTCGTGCAGTACGCGGGCGCCTCGGGGGACTTCAACCCGATCCACTGGAACGAGAAGTTCGCCAAGGAGGTCGGCCTCCCGGACGTCATCGCGCACGGCATGTTCACCATGGCCGAGGCGGTCCGGGTCGTCACCGACTGGACCGGTGACCCGGGCGCGGTCGTCGAGTACGGCGTCCGCTTCACCAAGCCCGTCGTCGTCCCGAACGACGACCAGGGCGCCACGATCGAGGTCAGCGGCAAGGTCGCGGCCAAGCTCGACGACAACACCGTCCGCGTCGACCTCGTCGCGATGAGCGCGGGCCAGAAGGTCCTGGGCATGTCCCGCGCGGTCGTCCGCCTCGCCTGA
- a CDS encoding TetR/AcrR family transcriptional regulator, which translates to MVRMSAEERRESVIRAAMSEFSRGGYYGTSTEAIAKRVGVSQPYLFRLFPGKKAIFLAAAERCMEETMRTFADASKGLEGEEALHSMANAYTRVIAENPEQLLMQMQMYVAVAAAEQTGDHELGEAVRAGWMRLWDTVHLPLGADVDETTTFMAYGMLVNCLVVMGFPPDHRVWEGLYPSARAKGRLEH; encoded by the coding sequence ATGGTCAGGATGAGCGCAGAAGAGAGGCGCGAGAGCGTCATCCGCGCGGCGATGAGCGAGTTCTCCCGGGGCGGCTACTACGGCACGTCCACCGAGGCGATCGCCAAGCGTGTGGGTGTCTCGCAGCCGTACCTCTTCCGCCTCTTCCCGGGCAAGAAGGCGATCTTCCTGGCGGCGGCCGAGCGGTGCATGGAGGAGACCATGCGCACCTTCGCCGACGCCTCCAAGGGGCTGGAGGGCGAAGAGGCCCTGCACTCCATGGCGAACGCGTACACCAGGGTCATCGCCGAGAACCCCGAACAACTGCTCATGCAGATGCAGATGTACGTCGCGGTGGCGGCTGCCGAGCAGACCGGCGACCACGAACTGGGCGAGGCGGTGAGGGCGGGCTGGATGCGCCTGTGGGACACCGTCCATCTGCCGCTCGGTGCCGATGTCGACGAGACCACGACCTTCATGGCGTACGGAATGCTCGTCAACTGCCTGGTGGTCATGGGATTCCCGCCCGACCACCGGGTCTGGGAGGGGCTATACCCCTCGGCCCGGGCCAAGGGTCGGCTCGAACACTGA
- a CDS encoding MFS transporter — protein MSQQTARRGGAVWALVITSVAGFMAALDNLVVTTALPSIREDLGGDLPDLEWTVSAYTLTFAVLLMFGAALGDRFGRRRLFLVGITVFTGASAAAAMAPGIDSLIAARAVQGVGAAIMMPLTLTLLTAAVPAAKRGMAYGIWGAVNGLAVASGPLIGGSLTEHISWQWIFWLNVPLGLALLPLARLRLSESFGVGAPLDIRGTLLASGGLFGIVYGLVRAPVVGWTDGIVLLGLFAGTALLVGFVLHGINAKNPMLPMRLFRNRAFAGINAASLLMFLGMFGSIFLLSQYMQGVLGYSPTEAGLRMLPWTGMPMLIAPVAGYLSDRIGGRPVVAAGLFLQAVGLGWFATVIAPDTPYATQLPALIISGVGMSLFFAPASNLVMSSVKPQEQGIASGANNALREVGGALGIAVMASIFSAQGGYGTAQTFVDGTQPALWVGSAAVAVAGVAALLIPGRRRATEAADENAETPPERVLETASR, from the coding sequence ATGTCACAGCAGACCGCACGTCGCGGGGGAGCCGTCTGGGCCCTCGTCATCACCAGCGTCGCCGGGTTCATGGCGGCGCTCGACAACCTCGTCGTCACCACCGCCCTGCCCTCGATCCGTGAGGACCTCGGGGGAGACCTCCCCGATCTGGAATGGACCGTCAGCGCGTACACGCTCACCTTCGCCGTGCTGCTGATGTTCGGCGCGGCCCTGGGTGACCGGTTCGGCCGGCGCCGGCTCTTCCTCGTCGGCATCACCGTGTTCACCGGCGCGTCCGCCGCCGCGGCCATGGCGCCCGGCATCGACTCGCTGATCGCCGCCCGCGCGGTCCAGGGCGTCGGCGCCGCCATCATGATGCCGCTGACGCTGACCCTGCTCACCGCCGCCGTTCCGGCCGCCAAGCGCGGGATGGCGTACGGGATCTGGGGTGCCGTCAACGGTCTCGCGGTCGCTTCGGGGCCGCTCATCGGCGGCAGCCTCACCGAGCACATCTCCTGGCAGTGGATCTTCTGGCTGAACGTTCCGCTGGGGCTGGCGCTCCTGCCGCTCGCCCGGTTGCGGCTGTCGGAGTCGTTCGGCGTCGGCGCCCCGCTCGACATCCGCGGCACCCTGCTGGCCAGCGGTGGCCTCTTCGGGATCGTGTACGGGCTGGTCCGGGCGCCCGTCGTCGGCTGGACGGACGGGATCGTCCTGCTGGGGCTGTTCGCGGGCACCGCTCTGCTCGTCGGCTTCGTGCTCCACGGCATCAACGCCAAGAACCCGATGCTGCCGATGCGGCTCTTCCGCAACCGGGCCTTCGCCGGGATCAACGCGGCCAGCCTGCTGATGTTCCTCGGGATGTTCGGCTCGATCTTCCTGCTCAGCCAGTACATGCAGGGAGTCCTCGGCTACTCGCCCACCGAGGCGGGACTGCGCATGCTGCCCTGGACGGGCATGCCGATGCTCATAGCGCCCGTCGCCGGCTATCTGTCCGACCGGATCGGCGGCCGCCCGGTCGTCGCCGCGGGTCTGTTCCTGCAGGCCGTCGGGCTCGGCTGGTTCGCCACCGTCATCGCGCCCGACACGCCGTACGCCACACAGTTGCCCGCCCTGATCATCAGCGGCGTGGGCATGTCCCTCTTCTTCGCCCCCGCCTCCAACCTGGTCATGTCCAGCGTCAAGCCGCAGGAGCAGGGAATCGCGTCCGGCGCCAACAACGCGCTGCGCGAGGTCGGCGGCGCGCTCGGTATCGCGGTGATGGCCTCGATCTTCTCCGCCCAGGGCGGCTACGGAACCGCACAGACCTTCGTGGACGGCACCCAGCCGGCGCTCTGGGTCGGCTCCGCCGCGGTGGCCGTGGCGGGAGTCGCGGCACTGCTCATCCCCGGTCGTCGCCGTGCGACGGAGGCGGCGGACGAGAACGCGGAGACCCCGCCCGAGCGGGTGCTGGAGACGGCCTCCCGCTGA
- a CDS encoding DUF3291 domain-containing protein — protein sequence MPTLPWTVPNKPPQGAEVHVFASRFETRTRWGALKFFARTPAVWRQVSRAPGAYGATLKAAPLRRTFWTLSAWESPAALKAFARSGTHAPTARGLGPQMRDAKFVSWTVTADDLPLDWPEALRRL from the coding sequence ATGCCCACCCTTCCCTGGACCGTGCCGAACAAGCCGCCGCAGGGCGCCGAGGTGCACGTCTTCGCCTCCCGCTTCGAGACCCGCACCCGCTGGGGAGCGCTGAAGTTCTTCGCCAGGACACCGGCCGTCTGGCGGCAGGTGAGCAGGGCCCCGGGAGCGTACGGCGCCACGCTCAAGGCGGCCCCGCTGCGGCGGACCTTCTGGACCCTGTCCGCCTGGGAGTCGCCCGCGGCGCTCAAGGCCTTCGCCCGCTCCGGCACGCACGCGCCGACCGCCCGGGGCCTCGGCCCCCAGATGCGGGACGCGAAGTTCGTCTCCTGGACGGTCACGGCGGACGACCTCCCGCTCGACTGGCCGGAAGCATTGCGCCGTCTGTGA
- a CDS encoding UDP-N-acetylmuramate dehydrogenase, whose product MLELHDAPLAPLTTFRLGGPAARLITATTDAEVIAAVREADDSGTPLLLIGGGSNLVIGDKGFAGTALRIATRGFALDGTKLELAAGEVWTDAVARTVEAGLAGIECLAGIPGSAGATPIQNVGAYGQEVSSTITEVIAYDRRTRETVTVANAECAFSYRHSRFKADPERFVVLRVRFDLENASGLSAPIKYAETARALGVEPGDRVPLEKARETVLELRSGKGMVLDPEDHDTWSAGSFFTNPILTHEEFAVFHARVEERLGDGVLPPAYPAGDGHTKTSAAWLIDKSGFTKGYGTGPARISTKHTLALTNRGEATTEDLLALAREVVAGVHAAFGITLVNEPVTVGVSL is encoded by the coding sequence GTGCTGGAACTCCACGACGCCCCGCTCGCCCCGCTGACCACCTTCCGGCTCGGCGGCCCCGCCGCGCGCCTGATCACCGCCACGACCGACGCCGAGGTGATCGCCGCCGTCCGCGAGGCCGACGACTCCGGCACGCCGCTGCTGCTGATCGGCGGCGGATCCAACCTGGTCATCGGCGACAAGGGCTTCGCGGGCACGGCCCTGCGCATCGCCACCCGCGGCTTCGCCCTCGACGGTACGAAGCTGGAGCTGGCCGCAGGCGAGGTGTGGACCGACGCCGTCGCCCGCACCGTCGAGGCCGGTCTCGCGGGCATCGAGTGCCTCGCCGGAATCCCGGGCTCCGCGGGCGCGACACCCATCCAGAACGTGGGGGCGTACGGCCAGGAGGTGTCGTCGACGATCACCGAAGTGATCGCCTACGACCGGCGGACCCGTGAGACGGTCACCGTCGCGAACGCCGAGTGCGCCTTCTCGTACCGCCACAGCCGTTTCAAGGCCGACCCCGAGCGCTTCGTCGTGCTGCGCGTCCGCTTCGACCTGGAGAACGCCTCCGGGCTGTCCGCGCCGATCAAGTACGCCGAGACGGCCCGGGCCCTCGGTGTCGAGCCCGGCGACCGCGTGCCGCTGGAGAAGGCCCGCGAGACCGTCCTGGAGCTGCGCTCCGGCAAGGGCATGGTGCTCGACCCGGAGGACCACGACACCTGGTCGGCCGGCTCGTTCTTCACCAACCCGATCCTCACCCACGAGGAGTTCGCCGTGTTCCACGCGCGCGTGGAGGAGCGCCTGGGTGACGGCGTGCTCCCACCCGCGTACCCGGCGGGCGACGGGCACACCAAGACCTCCGCGGCCTGGCTGATCGACAAGTCCGGCTTCACCAAGGGCTACGGCACCGGCCCCGCCCGCATCTCCACCAAGCACACCCTGGCCCTCACCAACCGCGGCGAGGCCACCACGGAGGACCTCCTCGCGCTCGCCCGCGAGGTCGTCGCGGGCGTCCACGCCGCCTTCGGGATCACGCTCGTCAACGAACCGGTGACGGTCGGCGTCAGCCTCTGA
- a CDS encoding adenosine deaminase encodes MEHVREVSELPKAHLHLHFTGSMRITTLLELADKHGIHLPDALTSGEPPKLRATDERGWFRFQRLYDAARSCLRDPEDIQRLVREAAEEDLKDGSGWLEIQVDPTSYAPRLGGLIPALEIILDAVDSAVRETGLGMRVLVAANRMKHPLDARTLARLAVRYADRGIVGFGLSNDERRGMARDFDRAFAIAREGGLLAAPHGGELTGPASVRDCLDDLHASRIGHGVRAAEDPWLLKRLADRGITCEVCPASNVALGVYEKPEDVPLRTLFEAGVPLALGADDPLLFGSRLAAQYDIARQYHAFTDAELAELARQSVRGSAAPQDIKAKLLSGIDDWLSAPVA; translated from the coding sequence ATGGAGCACGTACGTGAGGTCTCTGAGCTGCCCAAAGCTCATCTGCACCTGCATTTCACCGGGTCGATGCGAATCACCACTCTGCTGGAACTCGCCGACAAGCACGGGATCCACCTTCCCGACGCGCTGACCAGCGGGGAGCCACCGAAACTGCGGGCCACCGACGAGCGCGGCTGGTTCCGCTTCCAGCGGCTGTACGACGCGGCGCGGTCGTGCCTCAGAGATCCCGAGGACATCCAGCGGCTGGTGCGGGAGGCCGCCGAGGAGGACCTCAAGGACGGCTCGGGGTGGCTGGAGATCCAGGTCGACCCGACCTCGTACGCGCCCCGGCTGGGCGGGCTGATCCCGGCGCTGGAGATCATCCTGGACGCCGTGGACTCGGCCGTGCGCGAGACCGGGCTCGGGATGCGGGTCCTGGTGGCCGCGAACCGGATGAAGCATCCGCTGGACGCCCGCACGCTGGCCCGGCTGGCCGTGCGGTACGCGGACCGCGGCATCGTCGGCTTCGGGCTCTCCAACGACGAGCGGCGCGGTATGGCGCGGGACTTCGACCGGGCCTTCGCCATCGCGCGTGAGGGCGGGCTGCTGGCCGCGCCGCACGGCGGCGAACTGACGGGCCCGGCGTCCGTCCGTGACTGCCTGGACGACCTGCACGCCTCGCGGATCGGACACGGGGTGCGGGCGGCCGAGGACCCGTGGCTCCTGAAGCGGCTCGCGGACCGGGGCATCACCTGTGAGGTCTGCCCGGCGTCGAACGTCGCTCTCGGCGTGTACGAAAAGCCGGAGGACGTCCCCCTGCGCACGCTCTTCGAGGCGGGGGTCCCGTTGGCGCTCGGCGCGGACGACCCGCTGCTGTTCGGCTCGCGGCTGGCGGCCCAATACGACATCGCGCGCCAATATCACGCCTTCACGGACGCCGAACTGGCCGAGCTCGCACGGCAGTCGGTACGGGGTTCTGCGGCCCCGCAGGACATCAAGGCGAAGCTGCTGTCCGGGATCGACGACTGGCTGAGCGCCCCGGTCGCCTGA
- a CDS encoding pyridoxal phosphate-dependent aminotransferase, with protein sequence MSAATPPTERRVSARVGAISESATLAVDAKAKALKAAGRPVIGFGAGEPDFPTPGYIVEAAIEACKNPKYHRYTPAGGLPELKAAIVAKTLRDSGYEVDASQVLVTNGGKQAIYEAFAAILDPGDEVIVPAPYWTTYPESIRLAGGVPVEVVADETTGYRVSVEQLEAARTEKTKVVLFVSPSNPTGAVYSAEDTEAIGRWAVEHGLWVLTDEIYEHLVYGDAKFTSLPAVLPELRDKCIVVNGVAKTYAMTGWRVGWIIGPKDVVKAATNLQSHATSNVSNVAQAAAIAAVSGDLTAVAEMREAFDRRRKTIVRMLNEIDGVLCPEPEGAFYAYPSVKALIGKEIRGKRPQNSVELAALILEEAEVAVVPGEAFGTPGYLRLSYALGDEDLVEGVSRIQKLLSEAKD encoded by the coding sequence ATGAGCGCTGCAACCCCTCCCACCGAGCGCCGGGTCTCCGCCCGGGTCGGTGCGATCTCCGAGTCCGCCACCCTCGCCGTGGACGCCAAGGCCAAGGCCCTCAAGGCCGCAGGACGTCCGGTGATCGGCTTCGGCGCCGGTGAGCCCGACTTCCCGACCCCGGGCTACATCGTCGAGGCCGCCATCGAGGCCTGCAAGAACCCGAAGTACCACCGGTACACGCCGGCCGGCGGCCTTCCCGAGCTGAAGGCTGCGATCGTCGCCAAGACGCTGCGCGATTCCGGCTACGAGGTTGACGCCTCCCAGGTCCTGGTGACCAACGGCGGCAAGCAGGCCATCTACGAGGCGTTCGCCGCGATCCTCGACCCGGGCGACGAGGTCATCGTCCCGGCGCCCTACTGGACGACGTACCCGGAGTCGATCCGTCTCGCCGGCGGTGTCCCGGTCGAGGTCGTCGCGGACGAGACGACCGGCTACCGCGTCTCGGTCGAGCAGCTGGAGGCGGCCCGTACGGAGAAGACGAAGGTCGTCCTCTTCGTGTCGCCGTCCAACCCGACGGGTGCGGTCTACAGCGCCGAGGACACCGAGGCCATCGGCCGCTGGGCCGTCGAGCACGGTCTGTGGGTGCTGACGGACGAGATCTACGAACACCTGGTCTACGGGGACGCGAAGTTCACCTCCCTCCCGGCGGTCCTGCCGGAGCTGCGCGACAAGTGCATCGTGGTCAACGGCGTCGCGAAGACATACGCGATGACCGGCTGGCGTGTCGGGTGGATCATCGGCCCGAAGGACGTGGTGAAGGCCGCGACGAACCTCCAGTCGCACGCCACGTCGAACGTGTCGAACGTCGCCCAGGCCGCCGCCATCGCCGCCGTCTCCGGCGACCTGACGGCCGTCGCCGAGATGCGCGAGGCCTTCGACCGCCGCCGCAAGACCATTGTGCGGATGCTCAACGAGATCGACGGCGTGCTCTGCCCGGAGCCCGAGGGCGCCTTCTACGCGTACCCCTCGGTGAAGGCCCTCATCGGCAAGGAGATCCGCGGCAAGCGCCCGCAGAACTCCGTCGAGCTGGCCGCGCTGATCCTGGAGGAGGCCGAGGTCGCGGTCGTCCCGGGCGAGGCTTTCGGCACGCCGGGCTATCTCCGGCTCTCGTACGCGCTGGGTGACGAGGACCTCGTCGAGGGCGTCTCGCGGATCCAGAAGCTGCTGTCCGAGGCCAAGGACTGA
- the secE gene encoding preprotein translocase subunit SecE, which translates to MTDAVGSIDMPDAQDEAPESQKKGRKGGKRAKKGPLKRLALFYRQIVAELRKVVWPTRNQLTTYTTVVIVFVVIMIGLVTLIDFGLDKAAKYVFG; encoded by the coding sequence GTGACGGACGCCGTGGGCTCCATCGACATGCCTGATGCCCAGGATGAGGCGCCGGAGTCCCAGAAGAAGGGCCGCAAGGGCGGTAAGCGTGCCAAGAAGGGCCCGCTGAAGCGCCTTGCCCTCTTCTACCGCCAGATCGTCGCGGAACTCCGCAAGGTAGTCTGGCCGACCCGGAATCAGCTGACGACGTACACCACAGTGGTGATTGTGTTCGTGGTCATCATGATCGGTCTGGTGACTCTGATTGACTTCGGACTCGACAAGGCCGCCAAGTACGTATTCGGCTGA
- the nusG gene encoding transcription termination/antitermination protein NusG translates to MSDPNLNDAGESVESVDDELDIVEGADVEDEVEAADAEAGEAAEEAALHVEDESGEDVEADVDVDEPAVSDEAEEAEKLEEPEEEAEPVDPVVALREELRRLPGEWYVIHTYAGYENRVKTNLEQRAVSLNVEDFIFAAEVPQEEVAQIKNGERKTVRQNKLPGYVLVRMDLTNESWGVVRNTPGVTGFVGNAYDPYPLTLDEIVKMLAPEAEEKAAREAAEAEGKPAPSRKLEVQVLDFEVGDSVTVTDGPFATLQATINEINADSKKVKGLVEIFGRETPVELSFDQIQKN, encoded by the coding sequence GTGTCTGACCCGAACCTGAACGACGCCGGCGAGTCGGTCGAGTCCGTTGACGACGAGCTCGACATCGTCGAGGGCGCGGACGTCGAGGACGAGGTCGAGGCTGCCGACGCCGAGGCCGGCGAGGCCGCCGAAGAGGCTGCCCTGCACGTCGAGGACGAGTCCGGTGAGGACGTCGAGGCCGACGTGGACGTCGACGAGCCGGCCGTCTCCGACGAGGCCGAAGAAGCCGAGAAGCTCGAAGAGCCCGAAGAAGAGGCCGAGCCGGTCGACCCCGTCGTGGCCCTCCGCGAGGAGCTCCGCAGGCTGCCCGGCGAGTGGTACGTCATCCACACGTACGCGGGTTACGAGAACCGCGTGAAGACGAACCTCGAACAGCGTGCCGTCTCCCTGAACGTCGAGGACTTCATCTTCGCGGCCGAGGTGCCGCAGGAAGAGGTCGCGCAGATCAAGAACGGCGAGCGCAAGACCGTCCGTCAGAACAAGCTCCCCGGCTACGTGCTGGTGCGCATGGACCTGACGAACGAGTCCTGGGGCGTCGTCCGCAACACCCCCGGAGTCACCGGCTTCGTGGGCAACGCGTACGACCCGTACCCGCTGACGCTGGACGAGATCGTCAAGATGCTCGCCCCAGAGGCCGAGGAGAAGGCCGCCCGCGAGGCCGCCGAGGCCGAGGGCAAGCCGGCTCCGTCCCGCAAGCTCGAGGTCCAGGTGCTGGACTTCGAGGTGGGCGACTCGGTCACCGTCACCGACGGCCCGTTCGCGACGCTGCAGGCGACCATCAACGAGATCAACGCCGACTCGAAGAAGGTCAAGGGCCTCGTCGAGATCTTCGGCCGCGAGACCCCGGTCGAGCTGAGCTTCGACCAGATCCAGAAGAACTGA
- the rplK gene encoding 50S ribosomal protein L11, which yields MPPKKKKVTGLIKLQIQAGAANPAPPVGPALGQHGVNIMEFCKAYNAATESQRGWVIPVEITVYEDRSFTFITKTPPAAKMILKAAGVEKGSGEPHKTKVAKITQAQVREIATTKMPDLNANDLDAASKIIAGTARSMGITVEG from the coding sequence ATGCCTCCCAAGAAGAAGAAGGTCACGGGGCTCATCAAGCTCCAGATCCAGGCCGGTGCGGCCAACCCGGCGCCGCCGGTCGGCCCCGCACTGGGCCAGCACGGCGTCAACATCATGGAGTTCTGCAAGGCCTACAACGCCGCGACCGAGTCGCAGCGTGGCTGGGTGATCCCGGTGGAGATCACGGTCTACGAAGACCGCTCCTTCACCTTCATCACCAAGACCCCGCCGGCCGCGAAGATGATCCTCAAGGCCGCGGGCGTGGAGAAGGGCTCCGGCGAGCCGCACAAGACCAAGGTCGCCAAGATCACCCAGGCGCAGGTCCGCGAGATCGCCACCACGAAGATGCCCGACCTGAACGCCAACGACCTGGACGCCGCGTCGAAGATCATCGCCGGCACCGCCCGTTCCATGGGCATCACGGTCGAGGGCTGA